In Daphnia magna isolate NIES linkage group LG7, ASM2063170v1.1, whole genome shotgun sequence, a single genomic region encodes these proteins:
- the LOC116928031 gene encoding acyl-CoA-binding domain-containing protein 5 isoform X2 gives MSTEDAFRAAVNIIRSMPKDGPFQPSPDLMLRFYGLYKQATEGKNNQPKPSFWAVITKAKWDAWKCLGNMPKEEAMKKYVDELKQIIETMSYSDSVANFMHVLGPFYEAVYDGQEPENLRRNPSPQLSEGMDKDQQEDESGYSSSINGTGAEETESADLETENNNKPVVVEEEDESVEEEGEPVLVTTLSPATSSASLYASEKFYSDAESDDEYKDPLPDFYPQSKSLHSAMSKSSSADSGEQLHVTMAIQRLQADLQSINSRLEALELHRKEVTLMDNGRQATTKHSTVEQVGSFAVTYGSIPSVNQLSLPSWFPFKNVNVATIAVILGWPLLAQYLFARLHHRHSAV, from the exons ATGTCTACAGAAGATGCGTTTCGAGCTGCTGTCAACATCATTCGTAGCATGCCAAAAGATG GGCCCTTTCAACCTTCGCCTGACTTGATGCTTCGCTTCTATGGATTATACAAACAAGCCACCGAAGGGAAAAACAACCAGCCAAAGCCATCCTTCTGGGCAGTAATAACGAAAGCTAAATGGGACGCTTGGAAATGCCTTGGAAATATGCCAAAGGAGGAAGCCATGAAAAAATATGTGGACGAGCTCAAACAG ATCATTGAAACCATGTCATACTCTGATAGTGTGGCTAATTTTATGCATGTTCTGGGCCCTTTCTACGAGGCAGTTTACGACGGACAAGAGCCCGAGAATCTGCGCCGAAACCCGTCTCCCCAGTTGTCGGAAGGGATGGACAAGGACCAACAAGAAGACGAAAGTGGCTACAGTAGTAGCATTAACGGTACCGGAGCGGAAGAAACAG AAAGCGCTGATCTGGAAAccgagaacaacaacaaaccgGTGGTcgtcgaagaagaagacgaatcgGTAGAGGAGGAGGGAGAACCAGTTCTTGTTACCACCCTATCACCTGCCACAAGTTCGGCTTCGCTGTACGCCTCTGAAAAGTTTTATAGTGATGCCGAGAGTGACGACGAGTACAAGGATCCCCTGCCAGACTTCTATCCGCAATCCAAATCACTCCATTCG GCCATGAGTAAGTCATCCAGCGCTGATTCGGGTGAGCAGTTACACGTAACAATGGCTATTCAACGGCTTCAGGCCGATTTGCAGTCCATCAACAGCCGATTGGAGGCGTTGGAATTACACCGGAAGGAGGTGACATTGATGGACAATGGAAGACAAGCCACTACGAAACACAGCACGGTCGAACAGGTGGGCTCGTTCGCCGTCACCTACGGTTCCATTCCCTCGGTCAACCAGCTGTCTCTGCCTTCTTGGTTTCCGTTCAAAAACGTGAATGTGGCAACCATCGCCGTCATCCTTGGTTGGCCTCTACTCGCTCAATACCTCTTTGCCCGATTACATCATCGTCATTCGGCCGTTTAA
- the LOC116928031 gene encoding acyl-CoA-binding domain-containing protein 5 isoform X1, whose protein sequence is MSTEDAFRAAVNIIRSMPKDGPFQPSPDLMLRFYGLYKQATEGKNNQPKPSFWAVITKAKWDAWKCLGNMPKEEAMKKYVDELKQIIETMSYSDSVANFMHVLGPFYEAVYDGQEPENLRRNPSPQLSEGMDKDQQEDESGYSSSINGTGAEETVESADLETENNNKPVVVEEEDESVEEEGEPVLVTTLSPATSSASLYASEKFYSDAESDDEYKDPLPDFYPQSKSLHSAMSKSSSADSGEQLHVTMAIQRLQADLQSINSRLEALELHRKEVTLMDNGRQATTKHSTVEQVGSFAVTYGSIPSVNQLSLPSWFPFKNVNVATIAVILGWPLLAQYLFARLHHRHSAV, encoded by the exons ATGTCTACAGAAGATGCGTTTCGAGCTGCTGTCAACATCATTCGTAGCATGCCAAAAGATG GGCCCTTTCAACCTTCGCCTGACTTGATGCTTCGCTTCTATGGATTATACAAACAAGCCACCGAAGGGAAAAACAACCAGCCAAAGCCATCCTTCTGGGCAGTAATAACGAAAGCTAAATGGGACGCTTGGAAATGCCTTGGAAATATGCCAAAGGAGGAAGCCATGAAAAAATATGTGGACGAGCTCAAACAG ATCATTGAAACCATGTCATACTCTGATAGTGTGGCTAATTTTATGCATGTTCTGGGCCCTTTCTACGAGGCAGTTTACGACGGACAAGAGCCCGAGAATCTGCGCCGAAACCCGTCTCCCCAGTTGTCGGAAGGGATGGACAAGGACCAACAAGAAGACGAAAGTGGCTACAGTAGTAGCATTAACGGTACCGGAGCGGAAGAAACAG TAGAAAGCGCTGATCTGGAAAccgagaacaacaacaaaccgGTGGTcgtcgaagaagaagacgaatcgGTAGAGGAGGAGGGAGAACCAGTTCTTGTTACCACCCTATCACCTGCCACAAGTTCGGCTTCGCTGTACGCCTCTGAAAAGTTTTATAGTGATGCCGAGAGTGACGACGAGTACAAGGATCCCCTGCCAGACTTCTATCCGCAATCCAAATCACTCCATTCG GCCATGAGTAAGTCATCCAGCGCTGATTCGGGTGAGCAGTTACACGTAACAATGGCTATTCAACGGCTTCAGGCCGATTTGCAGTCCATCAACAGCCGATTGGAGGCGTTGGAATTACACCGGAAGGAGGTGACATTGATGGACAATGGAAGACAAGCCACTACGAAACACAGCACGGTCGAACAGGTGGGCTCGTTCGCCGTCACCTACGGTTCCATTCCCTCGGTCAACCAGCTGTCTCTGCCTTCTTGGTTTCCGTTCAAAAACGTGAATGTGGCAACCATCGCCGTCATCCTTGGTTGGCCTCTACTCGCTCAATACCTCTTTGCCCGATTACATCATCGTCATTCGGCCGTTTAA
- the LOC116928031 gene encoding acyl-CoA-binding domain-containing protein 5 isoform X3 — MLRFYGLYKQATEGKNNQPKPSFWAVITKAKWDAWKCLGNMPKEEAMKKYVDELKQIIETMSYSDSVANFMHVLGPFYEAVYDGQEPENLRRNPSPQLSEGMDKDQQEDESGYSSSINGTGAEETVESADLETENNNKPVVVEEEDESVEEEGEPVLVTTLSPATSSASLYASEKFYSDAESDDEYKDPLPDFYPQSKSLHSAMSKSSSADSGEQLHVTMAIQRLQADLQSINSRLEALELHRKEVTLMDNGRQATTKHSTVEQVGSFAVTYGSIPSVNQLSLPSWFPFKNVNVATIAVILGWPLLAQYLFARLHHRHSAV; from the exons ATGCTTCGCTTCTATGGATTATACAAACAAGCCACCGAAGGGAAAAACAACCAGCCAAAGCCATCCTTCTGGGCAGTAATAACGAAAGCTAAATGGGACGCTTGGAAATGCCTTGGAAATATGCCAAAGGAGGAAGCCATGAAAAAATATGTGGACGAGCTCAAACAG ATCATTGAAACCATGTCATACTCTGATAGTGTGGCTAATTTTATGCATGTTCTGGGCCCTTTCTACGAGGCAGTTTACGACGGACAAGAGCCCGAGAATCTGCGCCGAAACCCGTCTCCCCAGTTGTCGGAAGGGATGGACAAGGACCAACAAGAAGACGAAAGTGGCTACAGTAGTAGCATTAACGGTACCGGAGCGGAAGAAACAG TAGAAAGCGCTGATCTGGAAAccgagaacaacaacaaaccgGTGGTcgtcgaagaagaagacgaatcgGTAGAGGAGGAGGGAGAACCAGTTCTTGTTACCACCCTATCACCTGCCACAAGTTCGGCTTCGCTGTACGCCTCTGAAAAGTTTTATAGTGATGCCGAGAGTGACGACGAGTACAAGGATCCCCTGCCAGACTTCTATCCGCAATCCAAATCACTCCATTCG GCCATGAGTAAGTCATCCAGCGCTGATTCGGGTGAGCAGTTACACGTAACAATGGCTATTCAACGGCTTCAGGCCGATTTGCAGTCCATCAACAGCCGATTGGAGGCGTTGGAATTACACCGGAAGGAGGTGACATTGATGGACAATGGAAGACAAGCCACTACGAAACACAGCACGGTCGAACAGGTGGGCTCGTTCGCCGTCACCTACGGTTCCATTCCCTCGGTCAACCAGCTGTCTCTGCCTTCTTGGTTTCCGTTCAAAAACGTGAATGTGGCAACCATCGCCGTCATCCTTGGTTGGCCTCTACTCGCTCAATACCTCTTTGCCCGATTACATCATCGTCATTCGGCCGTTTAA